From one Triticum aestivum cultivar Chinese Spring chromosome 4B, IWGSC CS RefSeq v2.1, whole genome shotgun sequence genomic stretch:
- the LOC123094239 gene encoding uncharacterized protein: MEPGAVSTSRAVAFSWEQEPGVSKESTKKVEARTHQLRVPPPPGGPGAPSLSPPVKAVRSRSSRRGVRPEEDPFLAAYVACTASGRKTGRGHTEAQKMLGWAGLRFALGLGLSCKTSCGVAEHSVVSLAKKP, from the coding sequence ATGGAGCCCGGAGCTGTCTCGACAAGCAGGGCGGTGGCCTTCTCCTGGGAGCAGGAGCCGGGGGTGTCCAAGGAGAGCACGAAGAAGGTGGAGGCACGGACGCACCAGCTGCGCGTGCCGCCTCCGCCGGGAGGTCCCGGAGCACCGTCCCTGTCGCCGCCGGTGAAGGCGGTGAGGAGCAGGTCCAGCAGGCGGGGCGTCCGGCCGGAGGAGGACCCGTTCCTCGCGGCCTACGTCGCCTGCACGGCCAGCGGCAGGAAGACCGGCCGGGGGCACACCGAGGCCCAGAAGATGCTCGGGTGGGCCGGGCTTAGGTTTGCTCTTGGGCTTGGCCTCTCTTGCAAGACCTCTTGTGGTGTTGCGGAGCACAGCGTCGTCAGCCTGGCTAAAAAACCCTGA